DNA from Polyangiaceae bacterium:
CGCGCGGCAAGGTCGTGCTGCTGATCGAGGTGGTGGAGCGCAACACGATCGTAGTCAGCGATCTATGGATGGGCCTCTCTGCCGACGCAGACACGCGTGGCAACGCCCGACCGCTGACGGCCTACGCGGGCGTGGATCTAGCCGAGACGAACTTGGCGGGCACGGGCATCACCCTGGGCAGCGCCATCGGGCTGGCCCAGGATCAGCTGGCGCTGCGCGTGCGCTTCCTGGACCCGGCGTTCTTGGGCAGCCATTGGATGGTCGGCGGGCAGTTGCTCTTCAACGACGCCAAGGACTTTTTCGGCAACGCCGACGTCCGCTGGGACGACCCGACCCAGCTGGATGACGTGCCGGACCACGCAGTGGTCCGCTACAAGCGTTTCGGCGGCAACTTGGGTGTCGGGCGCGACCTGTCCGTCGCCACACAGCTGTGGTTGCACTACCGGCTGGAGTCCCTGGACGCAAAACTGCCGCGAGCGGCTTCGCACCTTCGCGGCGACGAGCGCGAACCCATCGTCTTCGACATCCAGGGCGGGAAAAGCGTGCTCTCCACGGCCCGCGCCACACTACAGCACGACACTCGCGACTCGCCGTTCCTCCCCACCACGGGTTGGTTCGCTTCCATCACGGCCGAGAGCGCCTTGGCTCCCCTCGGCAGCGATTACGGCTACCAAAAGTTCGACCTCCACGCCTCGCGCTGGTGGAAGTTGCCTTGGCACCACGTGGTGCGCCTGGAGCTGTTTGGAGGCGCCATCTCCGGCGACGCTCCTTTCTTCGAACAGTACTACGTCGGCGACTTCAGCGATTTCCTGCCCGGGCGTGTGCTCGGCTTGAACTTCGACCGCCGTCCGCCACCAAACTTCCTCGACACCGCGATCGTGGAAGTGCGCTACGGGCACTACGCCGGCAAGATCGGCGGCGAATACCGCATTCCCCTCTATCGCGGCACGCGCTCCGTGTATGGGATCGACTTCTTCGGGAGTGCGGGGATCTACGGTGTCGCTCACCAGCGCGACCTGTCCGATCCGGCCCGGGGCTACAGCCGGCTCGCGCTGCTGCCCGTGGATTTGACCGGCAACGTCGGCTTCCGCATGGACACGAGCGCGGGCGGTTTCACCTTCGCGTTCTCGAACGTGCTTTCCTTCGTGCCCCTGCGCCGCGAGGGAGGGCCATGACGCGGGACGCGCGGATGTGGTGGGTCCGCGCAGCGGCAGCTCTGTGCGCACTTGGGCTGCTGCTGTCGTCGCGCGTCGCCATCGCCCAAGAGCAGGACAAGGAATCCCCGAGCCGTGAAGCTCGCTTCACCTGGGACGCATCCAAAACCTCCCTCTACGTCAGCGTCTCCTTTCGCGACGTGGTGGACGCCAGCATTCGCAGGAAGCTCAGTCGCGGCTTGCCCACCACGATCGTGCTCACGGGCACGCTCTATCGCCGCGGCAACAGCGAGCCCATGTCGACCACGGCGCAGACCTGCAAGATCACCTGGCACGTGTGGGACGAGGTGTATCTGGTAGAAGTCACTCGCCCTGGCGAGACCCGCTCTTCGGCGGCCATCACCGTGGACGGCGTCTTGCGCCGCTGCGCCGAGGCTCGCCGTCTGATCGTGGGGACGCGCGACCAGATCCCGGTCGGCACAGTCGTCTACATGAACGCGAAGGTGCTGGTGAACCCAGTCAGCCCCGAGGTGCTGCAGAAGATCAAACGTTGGGTCAGCCGACCGACCGGGACAGGAACGGCCGCGCCCGGCGACGCACTGTTCAGCACCTTCACGGGACTCTTCCTGCAGCGCATTGGCGAGGCAGAGCGCGAGCTGAAGTTCAGCACCAAGCCGGTAGTTCCCCGCGTGCCCCCCCCGCCCAAGAAACGATGACGCCGAGCTTTCTCGTTGGGTTGCGCTTGGAGGGGCGCCAGGCCCTTGTGGTAGGCAGCGGCGGCGATGCGGTTGAGCGCGCACGAGCGCTGCTCGATGCTGGCGCTCACGTCACGCTCTGCACGCCGGGCTTGGACGCCGAGGTCCAAGCCTTCGCCGAAAACGCAGACGTCACTGTGTGCACCGGCCCCGTTCCTGACGCCAGCATCGATGCCGCCTTCTTGACCGTCTTGGTGGATCGAGACCCAGCCCTCGCAGAGCGCCTCGGCGCGCACGCTCAGCGCCACCAGCGCTTGTTCTGCGCGGTGGATCAGCCGGCGGAAAACTCCTTTCACCACGTGGCGATCCTGCGCGAGGGTCCGCTGAGCATCGGCATCGCCAGCGCCGGCAGTGCTCCGGCGCTGGCCCGACGCTTGCGCGAGGAACTCTCGCGAGTATTCGCGGCCGCTGGCCTCGGCGAGTTCGCCCAGCGCTTGGCAGCCTTGCGCCAGCGCCTCCCCCCTGCCAAACGCGCCGAACGGCTGACGCAGTTGCTCTCCGAACTGCGCCTGAGCGGCAGCCTCACGCTCCCCCGCCTCGACGACGACCGCGAGGAGTAGCGGCCCACCCGCGGGCGCGGCTGCAAGTGTGGGAGGCGCTCGCCGCGTCGCCGCGAGGCGAGACCCAACCAAAACTCGGATCACTCGAAGAGCGGAGTCGACCCACCGCTGCTACCGGGCGGCGGGTAGGTCGCGGAGATCGCGATCAGATAGTAGCGGTATTGATGGCGGACCTTGTCCCACTGGGGCGCAGGCAGGGAGCGCTTCACGCACTCGGTGGCTTTGCGCGCCTGAGGTCCCTTCCATTCGCCGCTCGCACCGGGGAACACGTGCAGCTTCTTGGCGCCGAAGTCCACGGAGAGGACGAAGTTCAGGTTGCCTTGCTTGCCAGTGCGCGGGGCGCAATCCACGTTCTCCACGATCGCCTTGGCCAGCGCTTTCTCGAACACCTCGAGCTGATCGCAGAGTTCCCCCTCTTGCCCCTTGGAGTTGGGCCCCGCGGCGCACTTCACGCGCTGCGCCGGGGCGAGCTTCACCCGCTCGTCTGACAAGGCAGCATCGGGGATCGCCCCGGGCGGAAGGTTCGCCGAGCCGGCGCCATCGGCTCTGGCGTCCGCGCCACCGTCCCCGGGCGCGTTCTCCGTGCCACTGGGACGCCGCCAGAGATACAGCGGCACTGCCAGCAGAACCAAGCCCACCATCAGTGCGACGATGAGCTGCGCTCGCAACGGGCGATCGCCACCACCGCCACCGCCGCCAACCCCGAGCCGACGCAGGCTGGGTTCGCTCGATGACGGGAAACTGGGACGCGGGGAGCCGGCCATGATCCAAGACCCCGGAACGTGCGTCACGCCTCGAGCATCGATTCCGCGTTCTGGCCGGGCTCGGCCTTGACCAAGGTAGCAGCCAAGTCCAGGGACTCGGGCATCAAACCCTGCACCTGGCTCACGACCTGCTCCACGACGTTGCGGGCTTCGTCCACAGTTGGCCCAGTCATCGCCACGGCGAACTTGAGCGGAGCGACGCGCCCCGCAGTCACCGGCACGACGCTGAGCAGCAGCATCTCCGTCAGCTCGATCACTCGCTGGGCAGCACGGCGGAGGGCGAGCATTTCTAGGATTGTCGGTCGGTCACTGACGTGACGATTGGGCCCACGCACGTGGTAGCGCGCGACCGTGAGCGGCACGCTATCCCACTCTGCAAAGCCGAGGTCGTCCCGTAGCCAGCGCAGGAAGTGCTCGCGCTTCCATAGACCCGTCAGTCCGTCTCGCCGCTCGAGGTATGCGCGCGCTCGCTGGTGCTGGGGCGAGCCCTCGTGAAAGCTCACCAGCTTGATGCGACATTCCCCGAGTTGCACCTCACCGCCGTGCAGCATGGCCACGGACTTCTTTCTTTCGTAGCTGTGGTCTGCGTACGTGCCGTTGGTGCTTCCCGTGTCCTCCAGCACCCAAGACCCGGCCTGCCAGCGCAAGACGGCGTGCGAACCACTCACGGTTGCCTCGGGTAGCTCGATGTCTTGGTTGCTGCGACGACCGAGGGTGAACACCGGCTTCTCGAGGGGGTAGAGGGTGCCGGCGGAATCCAGTGCGTTGCTGGCATAGGTCAGCAGCAGTGCCTGGGCGCCAGGGACGAAGCTCTCCGCGCTGCTCCGCCCCATCGGTGCACCCGGCGAGAGTCGCTCGCGAGGAATCGAGATCTGACTGGTGGTGAGCGCCGTGGGGTTGAAAAAGCGAAGGTGGCGTGCCTGAGGGCGCACGCTGGATTCCTCGCTGAGGCAACGGAAGACCTGCTTCACTTCGTCGACGGAAAGCCCTGCAGGCACGTCGAACATGATCTGCGAGCGCATGGGCTTGGCGCGGGGGCGATAACCCGGTTCGGGAACGCGACACGTCCACATCTCCCAGAGCGTCAGCCCCAGCGCGTACATGTCGTCTTCCATACTGGCGCCGCCCGAACGAAGTCGCTCCGGCGCCATGTAGTTCGGCGTGCCGCCGTCGGGAGGTGCACCGGGACGGCGGGCGGAAATCCGCGCACGCTCTTGGGCGAATCCAAAATCCAGAATGATTGCGCGGTCGTTGGTGACCATCACGTTGCCCGGCTTCAAGTCACCATGCACGAGGCCCTGGGCATGAATCGCCGCTAGGCCTGCGGCTGCTTCACTGGCGATCTTGCGGAACTCATCGGCGGTGTAGCCGCCCTGGGCTTTGCGCCGACGAATGTGCGTATGCAGCGTCTGGCCCGCGATGTGCTCCATCACCAGGATGGGTCCCCAGGGGCTCGGCGCCAAATCATGGACGCGACAGACATTGGGGTGGCCGACCGAACGCGCGAGCAAGAGTTCTTGGCGCAGCGCTTCGTCATCTCCCGGCATGCGAGATTCTTCGCGCACGATCTTCAGCGCCACCGGCTGTTGGGTACTGCGATCGTACGCGAGAAACACCTCTCCCATTCCGCCCTTGCCGAGGCTTTGACGGATCTCATAACGCTCATTGACCACCATCCCTTGGGTGAGTGGCGGCGCGTTGCGAGGGGAGTGAGCCATTTCCGACCTTGAGACTGGGGCGCTAGGGTCGTCGATTTGGAGCGCGCCTGCAATCGGGCGCCGCCCCTGTTGGGGACAATCCCCTGGACCTTCGACGATTCCGCATGGTAGCCAAACCCCGTTCCGCGGGAAACCTCGTGGAATCACGGAATGGAAAGGGAAGCCGGTGTGAGACCGGCGCGGCCCCCGCCACTGTAACCGGGAACAAAGGCGAGCAAATCCACTGGGCATTTGGCCTGGGAAGGGCTCGCTGGCGGCTGATCCGGTAGCCAGGAAACCTGCCATCCGCGGCCCTCCTCTGGGAAAGGGGCGGGCACCTGGGCAAAGCTCCGCGGGGTGTCGGGGCGGTCGGGAAGCGGCAAGCCGCCCTCGTCCTCCTGCATCCCACGGCGCCACACGGCGGACCGGGGAGGTCCGCAGACCTCGAGGATGAAGATGACACGATGGATGACGGTGGTTCTGGCGGCGACGACCCTGGTGTTCGCCTGCGGCGAGGACGAAAAGCTGGGCGGTTCGGGGGGAGGCGCAGGCCTGGCGGGCGCGAGTGGAAGCGGTGGGGGCGCCGGGACTGCAACCGGAGGGGCTGCGGGCTCGAGCGGCGACGCCGCAACGGGAGGCTCCGACGCTGGAGACGCCGCTGCGGGCGCCAGCGCGTTGCTCGTGGCCGGAACGGACTTCTTCAGCGAGACCGAGGTGGCCTGGGTCGATCTGGCTACGCTCAAGGTGCTGGGACGGGTCACCCTGAGCGACGGCGACGCCGTTCCCGTCGCCAGTAGCGGCCGGGGCTTCGTGCTGTCGCGAACGACGAGCCAAGTGGTGACCATGGACTCCTCGGGCAACAGCGACAAGACGATCAGCGTGGACCGGGCCGCGATCTCCGAATCGGGAACCGCACCAACCAATCCGTCACGACTCGTGGCCACGTCTACGAACAGCGCGTGGGTGACGCTCTACGATGCCAACCGCATTGCCAAGCTCGACCTCGCTGCGGGAAGCGTGAGCAAGACCGTGGATCTGTCCAGCTATCTCGACGCGGGCGACGGCGACGGCGCCGTGGACGTGGACAACGCCGTGCTCGACGCCGTGAGCGGAAGACTTTACTTCACGGTGGCGCGCATCGACCGCACGACCGTCGCCGCCCCGGATTTTCAGCTGGCTTGCCCCACGACGCCCGCGCTCTTGATGGCCCTCGACGTGGCGACGGATGCGATCGTCGATCTGAACGGCTCCGACGCGGGAGACGGCGTAGCTCTGAGCCTGCAGAATCCCGTCGACATGGTGCTGGATGCAGACGGTGGACGCCTGGTCATCCTCCACGCCGGCTGCTTCGCCGCCGCGGACGCAGGCAAGTCGCGAGTCGCCTATGGTGTGGAAGCCGTCCCGCTGGGGACGCTCACCCCCGCTAGCCTGCTCAGCCCAACCAGTGGCGACTTCCTCAGTCGGCTCCTGCTGCTGGCTTCGGATTCCGCGGTGATCGATCGCTTCGACACGAACTTCAGCGAGTTCTGGAGCCTATGGAAGCCTTCCAACTCGAGCCTCGGTTCGGATCTGAGCGGAGTGCCCGGCGCAGCCATCGTCGAAGACGCCGATCACTTGCTGGGCGTCAGCATCGAAGCGGCCGAGGCCGGGACGAGCGCGCGGGTGCAGCGCTACACGGTGAGCACGCAAACCGCGACGACGCTGGTGGACGGGCCCTGGCTCAAGTCCTACGACTTCGCCGCCGGGAACGCGCTGGTGCGCTGAATTCCACTTCACGCATCGATGGCGGCATGGGCGTCTGCGGGCGCCCAGGTCGTCGTCGCCAGCGCACGCTCTGCCGACCACGACAGGGTCAACCACGGCGCGCGCGTGAACAATTGGGCGAGCCAACGGCGCGCATCCCCAGCGTCCCGAGTTCCAGCCAAGCGCGACACCAGCGACAGCATGCCGGGCTCGCCGTGCTTGGGAGCGAACACGCGGGGCACCGCACGCCCCGCGGCGGTGCCCACGCGCTCGCGCAAAATGGCCAGAGCTCGCGACAGGCCGCCAATCTCGTCGACCAGCCCGCGGGCGTGAGCGTCCGTTCCGGACCACACGCGGCCCTCGGCGAGGGTGCGAACCTGCTCCACTTCGAGCTTTCGGCCCTGAGCCACGGCCTTCAAGAAAGCTTCGTAGGAAGCGTCGACGTAGGCGTCCATGCGCGCCCGCTCCCCTTCGTCGAGAGTGCGCGCGCCGCTGTGCATGTCAGCGCGCGCGCCGCGCTTCTCCACCTCGATGCTGACCTTCGCCTTCCGCATCAAGGGGCGCGTGGTGAGACGCGCCGCGATCACACCGATGGACCCCGTCAAGGTCGTCTTGCGCGCGACCAGCGTCGGCGCGGCCATGGCAGCCAGGTAACCGCCACTGGCTGCGATGTTGGCCAGATACGCGACCAGCGGCTTCTTCTTGCCCAAGCGCTCCAGAGCTCGGCGAATGCGCTCGGACGCCAGCGCGCCGCCCCCGCCGGTGTTGACGGCCAGGACCACACCGCACACGCGGTCGTCGCTCCACAGATCGCGACAGAGCTCGACCACCTGTCGCTCTTCGGCGGCGGGAAACATCGGCGTCGGAGACTTCTCCACGATGGCGCCCTGCAAGGGCAGGACCGCAAGCAGCCGACGCCGCACCCAGGGTCGAAATGCCACGCGACGGCGGGAGGCGTAGCGCAATACGTCTACCATCACCGCCCCGTCTTCGCGGTTCGGATCGAGCGTCGTGGGCACTTCATCGGGATGCAGTACCGCGTCACAGAGCCCGCGCGCGCACGCTTCCTCCGCGGTGAACATGCCTTCGTCGATCAACGCGCGCACGGCCGCCTCTTCCAAGCCTCGCCCCTGACTCAGCGCCTCCACGAGGTTGGCGTGGAGCGCGTCCAGATAGGCACCGACCTGCTCGCGTTGGGCGTCGCTCATGTGCTCGCGAACCGCCGGTTCCGCCATGGTCTTGAAGCGTCCTCGCGCCAGCACCTCGCGTTCTACGCCCACCTCGTCGAGTAGCCCTGCAACGTAGGGAGTCGTCACCGCATAGCCCGACGGCTCGGCGATGGCTTCGGTGCCCAAGAAGAGGCGATCTGCGACGCTGGCGACGTAGAACTCTTTGGCTGCTCCCCCCCGCGGC
Protein-coding regions in this window:
- a CDS encoding NAD(P)-dependent oxidoreductase, giving the protein MTPSFLVGLRLEGRQALVVGSGGDAVERARALLDAGAHVTLCTPGLDAEVQAFAENADVTVCTGPVPDASIDAAFLTVLVDRDPALAERLGAHAQRHQRLFCAVDQPAENSFHHVAILREGPLSIGIASAGSAPALARRLREELSRVFAAAGLGEFAQRLAALRQRLPPAKRAERLTQLLSELRLSGSLTLPRLDDDREE
- the sppA gene encoding signal peptide peptidase SppA; this translates as MIRLILSLVYNTLYLLLLPLVLLRRARAAPRGAWVFLRIDGPVVELGRKRRPWDRRPPPLSLYALGRALEEAAGDPRVSGLVVSIESLQAGAATSESLREVLQGFKASGKPLAVYLPRGGAAKEFYVASVADRLFLGTEAIAEPSGYAVTTPYVAGLLDEVGVEREVLARGRFKTMAEPAVREHMSDAQREQVGAYLDALHANLVEALSQGRGLEEAAVRALIDEGMFTAEEACARGLCDAVLHPDEVPTTLDPNREDGAVMVDVLRYASRRRVAFRPWVRRRLLAVLPLQGAIVEKSPTPMFPAAEERQVVELCRDLWSDDRVCGVVLAVNTGGGGALASERIRRALERLGKKKPLVAYLANIAASGGYLAAMAAPTLVARKTTLTGSIGVIAARLTTRPLMRKAKVSIEVEKRGARADMHSGARTLDEGERARMDAYVDASYEAFLKAVAQGRKLEVEQVRTLAEGRVWSGTDAHARGLVDEIGGLSRALAILRERVGTAAGRAVPRVFAPKHGEPGMLSLVSRLAGTRDAGDARRWLAQLFTRAPWLTLSWSAERALATTTWAPADAHAAIDA
- a CDS encoding FHA domain-containing serine/threonine-protein kinase, giving the protein MAHSPRNAPPLTQGMVVNERYEIRQSLGKGGMGEVFLAYDRSTQQPVALKIVREESRMPGDDEALRQELLLARSVGHPNVCRVHDLAPSPWGPILVMEHIAGQTLHTHIRRRKAQGGYTADEFRKIASEAAAGLAAIHAQGLVHGDLKPGNVMVTNDRAIILDFGFAQERARISARRPGAPPDGGTPNYMAPERLRSGGASMEDDMYALGLTLWEMWTCRVPEPGYRPRAKPMRSQIMFDVPAGLSVDEVKQVFRCLSEESSVRPQARHLRFFNPTALTTSQISIPRERLSPGAPMGRSSAESFVPGAQALLLTYASNALDSAGTLYPLEKPVFTLGRRSNQDIELPEATVSGSHAVLRWQAGSWVLEDTGSTNGTYADHSYERKKSVAMLHGGEVQLGECRIKLVSFHEGSPQHQRARAYLERRDGLTGLWKREHFLRWLRDDLGFAEWDSVPLTVARYHVRGPNRHVSDRPTILEMLALRRAAQRVIELTEMLLLSVVPVTAGRVAPLKFAVAMTGPTVDEARNVVEQVVSQVQGLMPESLDLAATLVKAEPGQNAESMLEA
- a CDS encoding BamA/TamA family outer membrane protein; the encoded protein is MSPPNSPAEPSLPSPEDVGLRRPVGPKEQPTRLGETGLRYVLEGVEVRGNSRTRSRVVLRYVPFKAGDVIRVDDPEVELTRFRLLGTGFFRDVQFSLKKGSSRGKVVLLIEVVERNTIVVSDLWMGLSADADTRGNARPLTAYAGVDLAETNLAGTGITLGSAIGLAQDQLALRVRFLDPAFLGSHWMVGGQLLFNDAKDFFGNADVRWDDPTQLDDVPDHAVVRYKRFGGNLGVGRDLSVATQLWLHYRLESLDAKLPRAASHLRGDEREPIVFDIQGGKSVLSTARATLQHDTRDSPFLPTTGWFASITAESALAPLGSDYGYQKFDLHASRWWKLPWHHVVRLELFGGAISGDAPFFEQYYVGDFSDFLPGRVLGLNFDRRPPPNFLDTAIVEVRYGHYAGKIGGEYRIPLYRGTRSVYGIDFFGSAGIYGVAHQRDLSDPARGYSRLALLPVDLTGNVGFRMDTSAGGFTFAFSNVLSFVPLRREGGP